In a genomic window of Pieris brassicae chromosome 7, ilPieBrab1.1, whole genome shotgun sequence:
- the LOC123711903 gene encoding uncharacterized protein LOC123711903: protein MSKCDQCNKPFSKSLPGCECARCEKMVHLNTRCSGLTNKQITALKAAPSLDWTCMECQQESPKRNSSLYLTEDAEEDIPMDTKGLIQKISKEVEKTIKKEINEFNQSLQFHSTKLDEVLGCIDAFKNTIKVLERKNTELIHKNNNLELRVGALEQRFHEMEQEKLSNFIEIANVPPASEENVRKLVENVALKLKQPFDSIRNTMRYQGKNDQPGIIQVKLNDKATQEKWIKAAKTIKTMVADVCPYEPNNNKIVFIREAMTKHNKSVLWEAKQELKNKQGYKYVWFKNGMVRARKDENTKIQNLRSVLDIQVLKKRQNAN, encoded by the coding sequence ATGTCTAAGTGTGACCAATGTAATAAACCTTTTTCTAAATCTTTGCCTGGATGTGAATGTGCCCGATGTGAAAAAATGGTACACCTAAATACCAGATGTAGTGGTCTTACCAACAAACAGATAACCGCATTAAAGGCGGCCCCAAGCTTGGACTGGACCTGTATGGAATGTCAACAAGAATCCCCGAAGCGAAACTCCTCTTTGTATCTAACAGAGGATGCAGAGGAGGATATACCTATGGACACTAAGGGGCTAATACAGAAAATTTCAAAGGAAgtagaaaaaactataaagaaGGAAATAAACGAATTCAACCAATCTCTGCAATTTCACAGTACGAAGCTGGACGAAGTATTAGGTTGTATTGATGCTTTTAAAAACACcataaaagttttagaaagaaaaaacacggaactaatacacaaaaacaacaatCTGGAATTGAGGGTAGGTGCATTGGAGCAGCGTTTCCATGAGATGGAACAGGAGAAActttctaattttatagaaatagcaAACGTCCCCCCTGCGAGTGAAGAGAATGTGAgaaaattagttgaaaatgtagcattaaaacttaaacagcCCTTCGACAGTATCCGTAACACAATGCGATACCAAGGTAAAAACGACCAACCGGGCATTATACAAGTAAAACTTAATGATAAAGCAACCCAAGAAAAGTGGATTAAAGCTGCAAAAACCATTAAAACTATGGTGGCCGATGTTTGCCCCTATGAAcccaacaataacaaaatagtatTCATCAGGGAAGCAATGACTAAACACAACAAAAGCGTTTTATGGGAAGCCAAACAGgaattaaagaataaacaaGGATATAAATACGTATGGTTTAAAAACGGTATGGTGCGTGCAAGAAAGGatgaaaacactaaaatacaaaacctaaGATCAGTGTTGGATATACAAGTGCTAAAAAAAAGACAGAATGCCAATTAA